CGCGCGGCAGGCGATGCGGGCTTGCGCCAACGTGATGTCTTTCTTGCTTTCCAGTTTCGTCTTTTTGCCGCCGACGACTTTGTAAGCGACGTAGTCGCCCTTCACGCCCTCTTTCGGGATCGCGATTTCTTTTTTATCGAGGGTCAACTTCACGATTTCGCTTTTCGGATTGTTGGCTTTGATCTGCGCGTAGTAGCTCAAGCACTGATCTTTGTTTTTCACTTTGGTCGCCGCCGAAGCGCCACCTTTGAAGTGAACCTTACACTCGAGCTCTTTCGCGGTCTCTTTCGGCTTACAAGCTTTGTTGGTGAACGAACCCGAAAGGACGCCATCGGCACAAGCGCGGACCTCTTTATTTTCGCCTTCGCACGCCGCGCCGTCTTTCGCCTCGGCGTTTTTGTACGCGCTCACGGTTTTACCGTGCGCCAGGGCGCCGCCCCAGGGAAGTTCGCAGGACTTTTGATCCGGGCACTCGAGGTTTTTCTTTTCCGAAGTCAGCACCGCATCGGTACAGGTGTACTCGACGTAATCGCCGCAATCGGTGTCCGCGAAAGGCGTGTTGTCGAGCTTCAACTTTTGGATCATGCCGTTCGCGAGATCTTGTCCGTCGGGCAGTTTACAGCTGCCGGCCGAAACCACGGGGCACGAAGCCAGGCTGAAGGAACCCGAAAGTTCACTGTTATTACAGGTGCGCACTTCCTCGTCGCAAGTGCCGTCGCCCAAATCTTTGAAGGCGGCCACGGACTTACCGTGCTCCACGACCAGGCCATCCGCCCAAGGCACCGCGCAGTTTTGCGCTTGCGCAGGTTGCACTTGGCAACCCGCAAACTGAAACGAACCGCTCAGGGTTCCGTCCGTACACAGGCGATCTTCCTGTTGGCAACTTTCGCCTTCCGCCACCGTTTCGGATTGGAACGCGACGACGCTTTTACCGTTGATGACCAAAAGGCCATCTTGCCAAGGCACCGGGCAATTCAAGGCCTCGGTGTTGTTCTTTTGATTGTCCGTACCCGCGATGTCCTGCGAAGTATTGGACTCGCAGTTCTGGAAACTGACGGTGAAGAACGCGATCCCACAAATAATCAGTGCGCGTTGAAAAAAGCTACGTTGCATTTGTGATCCCCCGGCAACAACGTCCCCCACGGACGCCGACGGAGTTGTGAAAAGCAAACGAAAGGCCAATCATGAAAAACCCGTGGAAAGGGGCTATAGTTGTCGGCGAGGCCCGTTGTCGCATTTCGAGGCGTGCAATCTTAAGAACACGATCATTCGATTGACGGCGATCACACTTCGAAGGAATTAATCCAAATGGCGTCTTTCACAGGTCTTAAGATTTTGTATGGACTCTTCGAACTCCCGCTGGCGGCGATCGAAATTTTCTTGCGCCTCTATCTCTTTATTCATTTCACCGAGGTCGTGAAGCTTCCGCCGTGGATGACGGGCTTAGCGCTGCTTGTGAGTTTGGCGAGCGATGCCGCCCTCGCCCCCTGGATCGGCGCGAAGAGCGACGCGTGGTTCGGCTACGGACGCGGCCGCTGGCCATGGGCGCTCGGCGGCGCGCTCGTCGCGGGCCTCGCGCTGCTCGCGATGTTTCAAATCCCCGCCGGCACCGAGCCGCATTCGGCCTTCGCGCTGCTCGTGCTGCTGATGTTGGTGCTGAACACGGGCCTCGTCTTCGCGAACGTCCCCTACGCGGCGCTGATCGGTGACGTGGCGGAAGGTGAACCCGAGTCTTATCTGGGCTGGCGCGTGGCTTTCGGAGGGCTCGGACAATTGGCGGGCCTCGCGATCCCCGGCTTTTTCATCGCGCTGAAAGATCCGCTCGCGTTCAAACAAAGCGCGTGGATCTTGACGATCCTGCTTTTTCTTTTGGGCTTCGTTTCGTCGATGAGCCGTCCGGCCTTCCGCCCCCGTCGGGTGACGCCGATCGATCCCGACTTCGCCGTCCTGACGACAGGCGACTTCTTGCGCGCGCGACCTTTCCCCGCGTTCTTTCACGGCGCGACGCTTTGGCTTTTCGCGATCGCAGTCTTGAACGTGGCCGTCACGTTCGCGCTGTCCGTTTCGCTTCCCTATTACAAGCTGAGCCTGCGTTTGGAAGAGAACATCACCCAAGGCGTCCTTTTGACCTCGGCCCTTTTCGCGATCGCCGCGATTCCACTGTGGCTCTTGCTTTATCGTCGCTGGGGTCCCCGACGCGCTTTTCTGGCGAGCGGCCTTCCCTGGGCGGCCTTGACCGCGCTGTCGCCGCTCATCCTAGGGCTGGGCGAAAAGGCGCTCCTTTATCTTTACGGCGGGGTGCTGCTCGGGATTTTCACGGCGTCGACGGTGATCTGGGAGTGGTGGTTCGTCGCGAACGCGCGCCGAGTGGGCGCGGGACTCGGGGCCGCTTACGGCCTGTGGCGAATGATGTCGCGACTCGCGCGCGCGTTCGGAACGGCGCTCGCGGGACTCGCGCTCAGCTGGGCCGGGATTCAGGGATTCGATCCGCGCATCGACGACCGTTTGGCCTTAATTTACGGCCCGGTCGTCGGCATCGGCATTTTGCTCGCGCTCTGGCTCGCTTACGGAAACCTGAAACGCAGCGAAACCTAAATTGGACGCCTAACCGGCTTTTTGGACACGGCAACTGACGGGCGGCGCCGGGCGCTCTTCGCCCTTCTTCGGCGGCGACCGACGTTCGTCATCGATCGCGTTCGAGCAGAAGACATCCGGGCACTTCGCGCAGGCGATGCCACGCAATTCATCCATTTCGGGATAACTCAAAGAGACCGGCGTGTAATGGAACGGCAATTCGTCCTTGGCGTCGCGGAACTCACGCAGAAGACGCGGGATCTCGGCGGCGCCATACTCGCGCACCATTTCGAAGTTACGGAGGAAGTCGCGCACGACCGAAGCCTCGCGCAGAACCCAGACGTTTTCGACCGATTCGAATTCGGCGTTGTAAGACCAGTTGTAGCTTCCGGTATAAAGCGTCTTGCCGTCGATGATCATGTACTTGTGATGCATTTGCGGCGCTTTCATGAAGTCCCAGCGAAGGGCGTAGGACTTGATACGAACGTCGACGCCGCCCTCGTAGGCATGGCGCGAAAAGTAGTATCCGCGCTTGCGGCACTCGGCTTCGGCTTTGCCTCCGGCCACGCACTCGGCGAGCTCTTGCGCCTCAGCCGCACGTTTGAAAGTCGAGACGTACTCTTGGCTGTCGAGCACGAGTTCCACCTTCACGCCGCGTTTCACCGCTTCGGTCAAGGCGTTCATCAGATTCCAGCTACGGAAGTGTCCCGTGGCGATCTGCACGCGGGACTTCGCTCCGCCGATGGCTTGGATCAACCGCGTCTCGACGTTGCCGGGCTGGCTTTCGTCGATGCTTTCCAGACGTTTCGTCTGACGGCGGCGATCGACGGCGGGCTGAAAGTTGCGGCTCGTAAAGTAAGCGGCGGGAGTTTTCGCCTCGGCCGGACGGCGGGCGAGCGTCAACTCTTCCGGCGACGTTTCACCGGGGATCAGCGGATTGGCGTTCGTGAACAGGAAGTCGAACTCTTCGCGGAAGGCTTTGGTCGCCTTCACGCAGTCGCCGCAGACCACGAGATTTTCGTCGTAAGAGCGCTGCAGCGCCGTTTCGCTGAAGTTGCCGCTCGAGCTCAACAACCGCGCGCCGTCCACGATCAAGAACTTGTGGTGGTTGATCTTGTTGATCCAACGGATTTCGGCGCCGGCCTTTTGCAACTCCGCCAAAAATCCCGGCTGTCCCGACTCGATGGACTTGCGCACGATCAGGCGGACCTGGACGCCGCGTTTTTGCGCTTCTTCCAGCTCTTTCATCACCAGGGGCGACGAGAAAGTGTAGATGGCGAGGTCGATCGATTTCTTCGCGCCGTTCAGCTCCTGCGCGATGCGGGCGACCAGATCCGTTTCGGGCGAAAAGAACGCCTCCGGCGAGGCGGCCGCGAAACGTCCCATGAAAAGCGTCAAAACCACGACCACGAAGGCGTTCAAGGAATTCATGGCGCCGTTCTGAAGGGGCCCCCGGGGCTTGTCCATCTTTGCCGCGCCGTCGCAATCACGCGACCAGAAGTTCGACGGGGTCAGGACTCCCCTATTGCCCCAGAGACCGGTTTTTCACAGCTCTTTCATCAAATTCCGGTGAAAACCGCGAGAACGTCGCCTGCCGGAGTGGCATCTTTCTTGAGAGAGGGAGTGGGTGGAGGCCCCTATGTTCAAGCTCGCGATCGTCACCCTGATTTCGTTTTTGGTTCCCGTGCTTTGGGTCTTCGGGGCGCGCGCGCAGACGGCGCCGAAAATTCAACCGCCGGCCGG
The Pseudobdellovibrionaceae bacterium DNA segment above includes these coding regions:
- a CDS encoding MFS transporter; translated protein: MASFTGLKILYGLFELPLAAIEIFLRLYLFIHFTEVVKLPPWMTGLALLVSLASDAALAPWIGAKSDAWFGYGRGRWPWALGGALVAGLALLAMFQIPAGTEPHSAFALLVLLMLVLNTGLVFANVPYAALIGDVAEGEPESYLGWRVAFGGLGQLAGLAIPGFFIALKDPLAFKQSAWILTILLFLLGFVSSMSRPAFRPRRVTPIDPDFAVLTTGDFLRARPFPAFFHGATLWLFAIAVLNVAVTFALSVSLPYYKLSLRLEENITQGVLLTSALFAIAAIPLWLLLYRRWGPRRAFLASGLPWAALTALSPLILGLGEKALLYLYGGVLLGIFTASTVIWEWWFVANARRVGAGLGAAYGLWRMMSRLARAFGTALAGLALSWAGIQGFDPRIDDRLALIYGPVVGIGILLALWLAYGNLKRSET
- a CDS encoding phosphatidylserine/phosphatidylglycerophosphate/cardiolipin synthase family protein — its product is MNSLNAFVVVVLTLFMGRFAAASPEAFFSPETDLVARIAQELNGAKKSIDLAIYTFSSPLVMKELEEAQKRGVQVRLIVRKSIESGQPGFLAELQKAGAEIRWINKINHHKFLIVDGARLLSSSGNFSETALQRSYDENLVVCGDCVKATKAFREEFDFLFTNANPLIPGETSPEELTLARRPAEAKTPAAYFTSRNFQPAVDRRRQTKRLESIDESQPGNVETRLIQAIGGAKSRVQIATGHFRSWNLMNALTEAVKRGVKVELVLDSQEYVSTFKRAAEAQELAECVAGGKAEAECRKRGYYFSRHAYEGGVDVRIKSYALRWDFMKAPQMHHKYMIIDGKTLYTGSYNWSYNAEFESVENVWVLREASVVRDFLRNFEMVREYGAAEIPRLLREFRDAKDELPFHYTPVSLSYPEMDELRGIACAKCPDVFCSNAIDDERRSPPKKGEERPAPPVSCRVQKAG